Proteins encoded by one window of Nocardia goodfellowii:
- the pheA gene encoding prephenate dehydratase, protein MPRIAYFGPSGTFTEMALAKLESSGAFEGTVRRIAAPSQGAALELIRAGKVDGAVVPIESSVEGSISATLDSLAIGPRLQIVAETELEVTFTILARSGTRLAEVRTLAAYPVAAAQVREWVARELPEAQLYTSASNAAAAEDVAAGLADAAVSTALAGERLGLTALAGGVADHEQAITRFVLVTRPCVAPTATGADRTSIVLELANEPGALMRAFAEFATRGIDLTRIESRPTRTSFGTYRFYLDCVGHIDDTAVAEALKALHRTARIRFLGSWPATSATGAPPPSDEDAAEWLTQLRKGVADL, encoded by the coding sequence GTGCCGCGTATCGCGTACTTCGGTCCTTCCGGAACATTCACCGAGATGGCTTTGGCCAAGCTCGAATCCTCTGGCGCCTTCGAGGGGACGGTGCGGAGAATTGCCGCGCCCAGCCAAGGGGCGGCGCTGGAGTTGATCCGGGCCGGAAAGGTCGACGGCGCGGTGGTGCCGATCGAGAGTTCGGTCGAGGGCTCGATTTCGGCGACGCTGGATTCGCTCGCCATCGGGCCCCGGTTGCAGATCGTCGCGGAGACCGAACTCGAAGTCACCTTCACGATTCTGGCCCGGTCCGGCACCCGGCTGGCCGAGGTGCGCACGCTGGCCGCCTATCCGGTGGCCGCCGCGCAGGTGCGCGAATGGGTCGCGCGGGAGTTGCCCGAGGCTCAGCTCTACACCTCCGCCTCGAACGCGGCCGCCGCCGAAGACGTCGCGGCGGGCCTCGCTGACGCGGCGGTCTCCACCGCGCTGGCGGGCGAGCGGCTGGGCCTGACCGCACTCGCCGGCGGAGTGGCCGATCACGAACAGGCGATCACCCGGTTCGTGCTGGTCACCCGGCCGTGCGTCGCGCCCACCGCGACGGGCGCCGACCGCACCTCGATCGTGCTCGAGCTGGCCAATGAGCCGGGCGCGCTGATGCGCGCGTTCGCCGAGTTCGCGACCCGCGGCATCGATCTGACCCGTATCGAATCCCGTCCTACCCGAACGAGTTTCGGCACCTACCGGTTTTATCTGGACTGTGTCGGGCACATCGACGACACCGCGGTGGCGGAAGCGCTCAAGGCGCTGCATCGCACCGCGCGGATCCGGTTTCTCGGTTCCTGGCCGGCGACCTCGGCCACCGGAGCCCCGCCCCCGTCCGACGAAGACGCGGCGGAATGGTTGACGCAATTGCGGAAAGGGGTGGCCGACCTATGA
- a CDS encoding PPE domain-containing protein produces the protein MTAGITGVFWLPRMAEANSIALNAGAHAVPISAASSAWGALSGVWLEATATVSRVVAELGVGMQGVNGMSAIGKLAGFTGWAEQQSVMAAALSAKTAANAAAYTVASLAMPSLPEIVALNTARAASHTTGGALRGDAEALEAAKAAMDLRAALTMETYEAATTAQVTTPGEFSDPPHIAEGAGAADPVGMALSAVSAAVQNAGGAVTQVANVAGSVASTAVGTGANLAGAAVSAVTAPAAAGTAMVAPAATAVATPAAAVTVASTVGASTVQLPAGWGTPSTMGGAGFTSMPSSSGMRMETTATRPASTLNSPLVPNRTTNDEDEEHERKAAVDLQDDQFTDGRFIADGVIGAGTGQNK, from the coding sequence ATGACCGCAGGTATCACCGGGGTGTTCTGGCTGCCCCGCATGGCCGAAGCCAACTCCATCGCACTCAACGCGGGCGCGCACGCCGTCCCGATCTCCGCCGCCTCCTCCGCCTGGGGCGCGCTGAGCGGCGTCTGGCTGGAAGCCACCGCCACTGTTTCCCGCGTCGTCGCCGAACTCGGCGTCGGCATGCAGGGCGTCAACGGTATGAGCGCGATCGGGAAGCTCGCCGGATTCACCGGCTGGGCCGAGCAGCAGAGCGTGATGGCCGCCGCCCTGAGCGCCAAGACCGCCGCCAACGCGGCCGCGTACACGGTGGCCTCGCTCGCCATGCCGAGTCTGCCGGAGATCGTGGCGCTCAACACCGCTCGCGCGGCGTCGCACACCACCGGCGGCGCGCTGCGCGGTGACGCCGAGGCGCTCGAGGCCGCCAAGGCCGCGATGGATCTGCGTGCCGCACTGACCATGGAGACCTATGAGGCGGCCACCACCGCTCAGGTCACCACCCCCGGCGAGTTCTCCGACCCGCCGCACATCGCCGAAGGCGCCGGCGCCGCCGATCCCGTGGGTATGGCGCTCAGCGCGGTCTCCGCGGCCGTGCAGAACGCGGGCGGCGCCGTCACCCAGGTCGCCAATGTCGCGGGCTCGGTGGCCAGCACCGCCGTCGGCACCGGCGCCAACCTCGCCGGCGCGGCCGTTTCGGCGGTCACCGCGCCGGCCGCCGCCGGCACGGCGATGGTCGCACCGGCCGCTACCGCCGTCGCCACCCCGGCCGCCGCGGTCACCGTCGCGTCCACCGTGGGTGCCAGCACGGTCCAGCTGCCCGCCGGCTGGGGCACCCCGTCCACGATGGGCGGCGCCGGCTTCACCTCCATGCCCAGCAGCAGCGGCATGCGGATGGAGACCACCGCCACCCGTCCGGCGTCCACGCTGAACAGCCCGCTGGTCCCCAACCGCACCACCAATGACGAGGACGAGGAGCACGAGCGCAAGGCCGCCGTCGATCTGCAGGACGACCAGTTCACCGATGGTCGTTTCATCGCCGACGGTGTGATCGGCGCGGGCACCGGGCAGAATAAGTGA
- a CDS encoding oxygenase MpaB family protein — protein MAAEPRIPTEFRYWDHLDDPKVQRARRLWQRLFGFDPQPSDDLVRAFGQAYYQADPVAEAFVDEVYLGPAGPRAGREMLDRALEFGVDAVDDAPASLIRLFEEFETPPDWLDQELVDLGAKVFRRWGTSVFSFATTSTLEMYSESSIAKPLSYTGGYAGDRAHKRQLETVRFWIDVSEPGGLALGARGRQTAMRVRIMHVFIRRKLVQRPEWDATAWGVPISVGDATLTLMGGSVVPGLALWSVGHTTTIREIEATLHFWRYVGHLLGVRPEWYPRDFRESVRLMFAAFVKRAHTAGADGAELVESYLPAFAPKPGTPWHKRIRDELNYRVQIGYTGFWLPPATYAAHNMPRRFPWVLHPLVQFPFQLTAEAARRLIPGLDEVADRVQRYRREAWYRNEVGDAAAEFRPVQEFRR, from the coding sequence ATGGCCGCAGAACCAAGAATTCCCACCGAGTTCCGCTACTGGGACCACCTCGACGATCCGAAAGTCCAGCGCGCCCGCCGCCTCTGGCAACGCCTGTTCGGTTTCGACCCGCAACCCTCCGACGACCTGGTCCGCGCCTTCGGCCAGGCCTACTATCAGGCCGATCCGGTCGCGGAGGCGTTCGTCGACGAGGTCTACCTGGGCCCGGCCGGCCCGCGTGCCGGACGTGAAATGCTGGATCGCGCACTGGAATTCGGGGTCGACGCGGTCGACGACGCCCCCGCCTCGCTGATCCGGCTGTTCGAGGAGTTCGAGACCCCGCCGGACTGGCTCGATCAGGAGCTCGTCGACCTCGGCGCGAAAGTGTTCCGGCGCTGGGGCACCTCGGTGTTCAGCTTCGCCACCACCAGCACGCTGGAGATGTATTCGGAGAGTTCCATCGCCAAACCGCTGTCCTACACGGGCGGCTACGCGGGCGACCGCGCGCACAAACGTCAGCTGGAGACGGTCCGATTCTGGATCGACGTCTCGGAGCCGGGCGGACTGGCCCTCGGAGCGCGCGGCCGGCAAACGGCGATGCGGGTGCGGATCATGCACGTCTTCATCCGCCGCAAGCTGGTGCAGCGACCGGAATGGGACGCGACCGCGTGGGGTGTGCCGATCAGCGTCGGCGACGCGACCTTGACTCTGATGGGCGGCAGCGTCGTGCCCGGCTTGGCGCTCTGGAGCGTGGGACACACGACCACGATCCGCGAAATCGAGGCGACCCTGCATTTCTGGCGGTATGTCGGGCACCTGCTCGGCGTTCGGCCCGAGTGGTATCCGCGGGATTTCCGGGAATCGGTGCGGCTGATGTTCGCGGCGTTCGTCAAACGCGCGCACACCGCCGGGGCGGACGGCGCCGAACTGGTGGAGTCCTATCTGCCCGCTTTCGCGCCGAAGCCGGGCACACCCTGGCACAAGCGGATCCGAGACGAACTCAACTACCGCGTCCAGATCGGTTACACCGGTTTCTGGTTGCCACCCGCCACCTATGCCGCACACAACATGCCGCGGCGTTTCCCGTGGGTGCTGCATCCCCTGGTGCAGTTTCCGTTCCAGCTGACCGCGGAAGCGGCACGGCGACTGATCCCCGGTCTGGACGAAGTGGCGGACCGGGTACAGCGCTACCGGCGAGAAGCCTGGTATCGCAACGAGGTCGGGGACGCCGCCGCGGAATTCCGTCCAGTACAGGAGTTCCGGCGCTGA
- a CDS encoding TetR/AcrR family transcriptional regulator, which produces MSKCSTSTRIFRMAVRRKQPSQERSRESVERVLASATRLFTERGVANTSTNRIAEHAGMSIGTLYRYFADKEEILEQLRLRLLAELEEDFTTAVLTGMSLDVRESFNRSLHGIVGTLTKHRALVRALSAGATLDGLGFGELERRLLVLTRAYLLHILGPLPDDELDIKAYVMVSVGLATSLRIGIDAPAHLDRSKLIDEAAVMVAGWLSANSEPRDPLPGN; this is translated from the coding sequence ATGAGTAAATGCTCGACTTCTACTCGCATTTTCCGCATGGCCGTTCGGCGTAAACAGCCCAGTCAGGAACGTTCACGGGAATCCGTCGAGCGGGTACTGGCGTCGGCTACTCGACTTTTCACAGAACGCGGGGTGGCGAATACCTCCACCAACCGGATCGCCGAGCACGCGGGCATGAGCATCGGCACGCTGTACCGCTATTTCGCCGACAAGGAGGAAATACTGGAGCAGCTCCGGTTGCGGCTGCTGGCGGAACTGGAAGAGGACTTCACCACCGCGGTGCTTACCGGGATGTCGCTGGACGTGCGCGAATCCTTCAATCGAAGTCTGCACGGCATCGTCGGCACGCTGACCAAACACCGCGCGCTGGTGCGCGCGCTCTCGGCCGGAGCGACTCTGGACGGCCTCGGCTTCGGCGAACTGGAGCGCCGCCTACTGGTACTGACCCGGGCCTATCTACTCCACATACTCGGGCCCCTGCCGGACGACGAGCTCGACATCAAGGCCTACGTCATGGTGAGCGTCGGCTTGGCCACCAGCCTCCGCATCGGCATCGACGCGCCCGCGCACCTGGACCGGTCGAAGCTGATCGACGAGGCGGCGGTGATGGTCGCGGGCTGGCTGAGCGCCAATTCCGAGCCGCGGGACCCCTTGCCCGGGAACTAG
- a CDS encoding histidine phosphatase family protein, which yields MSKLILVRHGETEGNVAKILDTRVPGLPLTERGAAQAKTFGANLAAPPRALFCSAALRARQTAGYIEAATGVPVQVLEGVHEVQVGDLEGRNDSRSHDIFLDIYHAWHEGDLSQRVPGGETGHEVLERFVPIIEDLRTEYLTAEATGDILLVNHGAAMRLIGRMLAGVAPPFTTNNHLDNTETIELVPRSDGGWDCARWGRFTPPFSYQAAPTQDDPMG from the coding sequence ATGAGCAAGCTGATTCTGGTCCGGCACGGCGAGACCGAAGGCAATGTCGCCAAAATCCTCGATACCCGCGTGCCCGGCTTACCGCTCACCGAACGTGGTGCGGCACAAGCGAAAACATTCGGTGCGAATCTGGCCGCGCCGCCGCGTGCGCTGTTCTGCTCGGCGGCGCTGCGGGCCAGACAGACAGCCGGCTATATCGAAGCGGCCACCGGTGTGCCCGTCCAGGTGCTGGAGGGTGTGCACGAGGTCCAGGTCGGTGATCTCGAGGGGCGCAACGACAGTCGGTCACACGACATCTTCCTCGACATCTACCACGCCTGGCACGAGGGCGACCTGTCCCAGCGGGTCCCCGGCGGCGAAACCGGCCACGAGGTGCTGGAACGCTTCGTCCCGATCATCGAGGACCTGCGCACCGAGTACCTGACCGCCGAGGCCACCGGTGACATCCTGCTCGTGAACCACGGCGCCGCAATGCGTTTGATCGGACGCATGCTCGCCGGTGTGGCCCCGCCGTTCACCACCAACAACCACCTGGACAACACCGAGACCATCGAATTGGTCCCACGCTCCGACGGCGGGTGGGATTGCGCCCGCTGGGGCCGTTTCACGCCACCGTTCAGCTATCAGGCCGCCCCCACCCAGGACGACCCGATGGGCTAG
- a CDS encoding CPBP family intramembrane glutamic endopeptidase — MRAESGSDESELTERERLGIRLELVVVLIVTFGLSGMSAALSLVESALSPGGVGGQTMKLNPSRSAQSVLDLLFQLLGVLRLLGWAALGLYLLWRSGIGPKAIGLARRVRWRQDVLPGLGLAALIGIPGLGLYLTAHALGMSVTIVPASLGEHWWRLPVLVLAACANAAAEEILVVGYLLTRLRRLGWTENRSLFASALLRGSYHLYQGVGGGIGNVVMGVIFARFWQRTNRLWPLVLAHATIDTVAYVGYTFLHGHVSWLP, encoded by the coding sequence ATGCGTGCTGAGTCGGGGTCGGACGAGAGCGAGTTGACCGAGCGGGAGCGGCTCGGGATCCGGCTCGAGCTCGTGGTGGTGCTGATCGTCACCTTCGGTCTCAGCGGGATGAGCGCGGCGCTGTCACTGGTCGAGAGCGCGTTGTCGCCGGGCGGTGTCGGCGGCCAGACCATGAAACTCAATCCGTCACGGTCCGCGCAATCGGTGCTGGACCTGCTGTTTCAGCTGCTGGGTGTGCTGCGCCTGCTCGGCTGGGCGGCGCTGGGGCTGTATCTGTTGTGGCGCAGCGGGATCGGTCCGAAGGCGATCGGATTGGCGCGGCGGGTGCGGTGGCGGCAAGACGTGCTGCCGGGTCTGGGTTTGGCGGCGCTGATCGGAATTCCCGGACTCGGGCTGTATCTGACCGCGCACGCGCTCGGGATGAGCGTGACGATCGTGCCCGCGTCGCTCGGCGAGCACTGGTGGCGGTTGCCCGTGCTGGTACTGGCGGCGTGCGCGAACGCGGCGGCCGAGGAGATTCTGGTGGTCGGCTATCTGCTGACCCGGTTGCGCCGATTGGGCTGGACGGAGAACAGGTCGCTGTTCGCCTCGGCGCTGTTGCGCGGCAGTTATCACCTGTATCAGGGCGTGGGTGGCGGAATCGGCAATGTGGTGATGGGTGTGATCTTCGCCCGGTTCTGGCAGCGCACCAACAGGTTATGGCCGCTGGTGCTCGCGCACGCCACCATCGACACCGTCGCCTATGTCGGGTACACATTCCTGCACGGCCACGTGAGCTGGTTGCCGTAA
- a CDS encoding ESX secretion-associated protein EspG, which produces MTILGAGPGPSTLGSVVLSLDEMQFLMEKLELDEMPVVLQAMGRYDDQAAHDAAMAVAAQSLDDRDLLVDRAVHSELEDRLRVLYRPHWVLALRLVVEGAISRLCLAKGDDLAVLALRGPESYVISTVDDDLPGPIIAALGTAEPLELSGMNAETELLAEIFGDTGDAAATATRLAKVCNPNRDAQVLASALVEVHSHAQISAVVYGDGTRDISDNHIAVFNTRGGRFIVTASLAEDGTKWSSISNGTNARLRQALLDLMNTLPERQEFPPTAKLQ; this is translated from the coding sequence GTGACCATTCTGGGCGCGGGCCCCGGCCCGTCGACGCTCGGGAGCGTCGTGTTGTCGCTCGACGAGATGCAGTTTCTCATGGAGAAACTGGAGCTCGACGAGATGCCCGTGGTGCTCCAGGCCATGGGCCGCTACGACGACCAGGCAGCTCACGACGCGGCGATGGCCGTGGCCGCCCAGTCCCTCGACGACCGGGATCTCCTGGTCGATCGAGCGGTGCACAGCGAACTCGAAGACAGGCTGCGCGTGCTCTACCGGCCGCACTGGGTGCTCGCGCTGCGCCTGGTCGTGGAAGGCGCGATCAGCCGACTGTGCCTGGCGAAGGGTGACGACCTCGCGGTTCTCGCCCTTCGCGGGCCGGAGTCCTATGTCATCAGCACCGTCGACGACGATCTGCCCGGTCCGATCATCGCGGCCCTCGGCACCGCCGAACCGCTCGAACTGTCCGGCATGAACGCCGAAACCGAGTTGCTCGCGGAGATTTTCGGCGACACCGGAGACGCGGCGGCCACCGCGACGCGGCTGGCGAAGGTCTGCAACCCGAACCGGGACGCGCAGGTGCTCGCCTCGGCGCTGGTGGAAGTCCATTCGCACGCCCAGATTTCAGCGGTGGTGTACGGCGACGGCACCCGCGATATCTCCGACAATCACATCGCCGTCTTCAACACCCGCGGCGGGCGATTCATCGTCACGGCCAGCCTCGCCGAGGACGGCACCAAATGGTCGTCTATCAGCAACGGCACCAATGCCCGGCTGCGCCAAGCCTTGCTCGACCTGATGAACACGCTGCCGGAGCGCCAGGAGTTCCCGCCCACGGCGAAACTCCAGTAG
- a CDS encoding DUF2470 domain-containing protein, translated as MPTSTIAPTTAERVRSACAHAEQAVLALPGVDPTPTTVHYLRECGDVVIAVPSASVAAVLVGNARAGGSAAVLELTDHAPLPLREPVRSLVWLRGSVRSVPMQAQRALAGEVAKEHPHPELLDVGHTATLLRLVLESAVMADSTGAESVCVDQLRLAQPDPFCGMESAWLQHLDEDHADIIAQLARHLPPRLRTGAVHPLAIDRYGLTLRIEGHDGDHDFRLPFNAPADDIESLSRAVRTLAGCPFLNGLRRI; from the coding sequence ATGCCGACTTCGACCATCGCGCCGACGACCGCTGAGCGGGTGCGGAGCGCGTGCGCCCACGCCGAGCAGGCGGTCCTGGCCCTGCCCGGCGTCGATCCGACACCCACCACCGTGCACTACCTGCGCGAATGCGGTGACGTGGTGATCGCGGTGCCCTCCGCTTCGGTGGCCGCCGTGCTCGTCGGGAACGCCCGCGCCGGCGGGTCGGCGGCGGTGCTGGAGCTCACCGATCACGCCCCGCTGCCGTTGCGGGAGCCGGTGCGATCGCTGGTGTGGTTGCGCGGATCGGTGCGATCGGTGCCCATGCAGGCGCAGCGCGCGCTGGCGGGCGAGGTCGCCAAGGAGCACCCGCATCCGGAACTGCTGGATGTCGGCCACACCGCGACGCTGCTGCGGCTGGTGCTGGAGTCGGCCGTGATGGCGGATTCCACCGGCGCGGAATCGGTGTGTGTCGACCAACTGCGCCTGGCTCAGCCGGATCCGTTCTGCGGCATGGAATCCGCGTGGTTGCAGCACCTGGACGAGGACCACGCCGACATCATCGCGCAACTGGCCCGGCACCTGCCGCCACGACTGCGCACCGGCGCCGTGCACCCGCTCGCCATCGACCGCTACGGCCTCACCCTGCGCATCGAAGGTCACGACGGCGACCACGATTTCCGCCTCCCGTTCAACGCGCCCGCCGACGACATCGAATCGCTCAGCCGCGCTGTCCGGACGCTCGCGGGATGCCCGTTCCTCAACGGACTCCGCCGAATCTAG